Genomic segment of Alistipes sp. ZOR0009:
CACCAACGTAGGAAACCATCTTACCGCGCTGGAGTTTCATAATTTAGTAGGACAAGAGGGTGTGGTTGTGGTGGATATGCGCAACAACTACGAAAGCGAGGTGGGTAAATTCGAGACTGCCATTACCCCCGATGCGGTAACCTTTCGCGAGGAGCTGCAACAGGTAACCGATATCCTACAAGAGCAAAAAGATAAGAAGATACTCCTGTACTGTACAGGAGGTGTGCGCTGCGAAAAGGCAAGTGCCTACCTTAAGCATCATGGGTTTGAGGATGTAAACCAGCTGCATGGTGGAATTATTGAGTATGCCCGACAGGTAAAGCTGCAGAACCTGGAGTCAAAGTTTATTGGAAAGAACTTTGTTTTCGACAACCGCATGGGCGAGCGCATTACCGAGGATGTTATTGCCAGCTGCCACCAGTGCGGAAAGCCTTGCGACACGCACGTAAACTGTGCCAACGACCAATGCCACATGCTCTTTATTCAATGCGAGGAGTGTGCCGCCAAAAATCGTAGCTGCTGCAGCCCCGA
This window contains:
- a CDS encoding rhodanese-related sulfurtransferase; this translates as MLHNRLGKKELEERLQAETFTRTTLSFYRYVNIADPSEFRDSLYRTLNIMGCLGRIYVAKEGINAQMSVPSPNLDAFLSWLDSVTELANMPIKWAVEDDGKSFIKLIVKVRHKIVADGLNDDAFDTTNVGNHLTALEFHNLVGQEGVVVVDMRNNYESEVGKFETAITPDAVTFREELQQVTDILQEQKDKKILLYCTGGVRCEKASAYLKHHGFEDVNQLHGGIIEYARQVKLQNLESKFIGKNFVFDNRMGERITEDVIASCHQCGKPCDTHVNCANDQCHMLFIQCEECAAKNRSCCSPECTDALDNPAAAKGVPFKGKTWRRSSGQKIVMAPQQ